The window CTGCGCATGTAAAAACTGCACTGCGCATGTACAAATTGCACTGCGCAGCTTACTGCGCATGTAAAAACTGCACTGCGCATGTACAAACTGCACTGCGCAGCTCACTGCGCATCTACAAACTGCACTGCGCATGTAAAACCTGCACTGCGCATGTAAAAAGTTCACTGCGCATGTACAAACTGCACTGCGCAGCTTACTGCGCATGTAAAAACTACACTGCGCATCTACAAACTGCACTGCGCATGTAAAAAACTGCACTGCGCATGTAAAAACTCCACTGCGcaactacaaaaaaaaaccgggaaatttgaaaattcaaattgattTAACCCCCATTACCATAAAATTCACGTCTTACCGAGGGTTTCAACCCTAAATTTGCACTTCGCCCGGTTCCCGGAGATGTCCTGAGCGACATAGGTGACAACCTGGACCCCAATCTTCGCCTTCCAGGGCACCTTCAGATGTGGCTTCGTCCAGacctccacctccccctcaCTATTATCCCCAACTTCCGGCGCCTCCCACCTGGGTAACGAGTACCTCTTCCCCGGTGCTGTACTCCAGGTGGAATCAGGTGGACACCTGATCACCGGTGGTGTCCTATCAACACAGGCGCTGATGCTGTGCCTCTGGCTCCACAATCCCCCCTTCCCCATGCACTTCCTCACCGCCGGCCCTTCAAGGTCGAACCCATCCTGACACGACACCCTGCAGACGGTACCAAAGGGCAACTTCTTGGCCGTCAGACAGGTGTCAGGTGTGATGAACCCATGAGAGATCTTCTTCAGGGGATCGCACCTGATCTGCTTGCACGTGACCTTGAGTCCATCCCACCTGGACACCGGCAGGCAGTTCCTGACTTTGCTCCCCAGGAGCTGATACCCCTGACTGCACCTGAACTGACACCTCGTGTCAATCGGCAACGACGAGGTGTCCAACATCGGAATCTTCAGGCTCTCGTAATCCTCATCGTACTCACAATGAACATCACCATGAGCTGGTGCCCTCAGTACTGGGCACGTCTTCAGAAGACACTGGGCCTCCCTTCCTGACCACTGGCCGTCCCTCCTGCAGAGCCTGATACTGTCACCAACGAGTTTAAACCCAATTCGACAACGTAAACCACATGCTGCATTCACCACGTTGTTGCAGGCACTGGCCTTCACCAGGTAACCATTGTCGGGCACCCGGAGTTTGGGGCAGGTGATGGCGTGACATGTGGCGCCACTTTTTATGAAGTTGGAGTCGCAGATGCAGTCGTGGGGTGATGTGGCTGGGGTCCTCAGGGTTATGTGATTTGGGCTGGGGCATGGGAGGCAGTTGGTGGAGACGTCACCGGGGAGTCCTGGGTGGCCGTAGGTGCCGTTTGGACAggctgtggattttttttttttttttttgtgatttttttaggttacTGAGATAGCTGTGAAGAGTTTGTGTCTTTATGTGTGTGTatatgtgtgcgtgtgtgtctGTGTGCATATGTGTGTGTTTGCGTGTGCATATGTGTCTTTatatgtgtgtgtatgtgtgagtATACgagtgtgtatgtgtgtataTGCGTGTTTGTGTGTGTGCATATGTGTGTGTGTTTATGTGGGTATGTGTGCGTTTGTGCGTGTATATGTGTGTTTGCGTGTGTATATGTGTCTTTatatgtgtgtgtatgtgtgagtATACgagtgtgtatgtgtgtataTGCGTGTTTGTGTGTGTATATGTGTGtgtttgtgtgtgtgtgtatatgTGTGTTTATACgagtgtgtatgtgtgtataTGCGTGTTTGTGTGTGTGTATATGTGTGTTTGTGTGTGTATATGTGTGTTTGTGTGCATATGTGTGTTTGTGTATTTGCGTGTGTATATGTGTCTTATATGTGTGTGTTTGTGTGTGTATATGTGTGAGTatatgtgtgtatgtgtgagtatatatatatatatatatatatatatatatatatatatatatatatatatatatatatatatatatatatatatatatatatatatgtgtgtgtgtgtgtgtgtgtgtgtgtgtgtgtgtgtgtgtgtgtgtgtgtgtgtgtgtgtgtgtgtgtgtgtgtgtgtgtgtgtgtgtgcgtaTTTGCGTGTGTATATGTGtgtttgtgtgtgtgtgtgtgtgtgtttgcGTGTGTATATGTATCTTATATGTGTGTGTTTGTGTGTGTATATGTGTGTTTGTGTGTGTTGATATGACTGTATATGTGtgtgtatttttttacacacATTATTTGGAAATCTTCGAAAGATTCTGGCCAAGTTGACCGACGCCATATCTATCTCCAACACTTGTCTCTTCACAATAAACCTCCTCTACCCCAATACCCCATAacaattttatcgaatttattATCTTACGGTGACAGTTTCCTCTCAATCCAGATCCGTAGTAACCACTCGGACAGAGACAACTGTAATGACCGCTGGATGTACCACAAGCACATTCAGCGAGATCATCACAACAGCTTTGATTGATGACTTTGGTTCCATTTCCTCGCACGTCATCTCCAAGGACTCCAGCGTCTCGTGAATCGCAGAGGATTTCGCAGGGACTTTTTCCCTTCAGGACGACGTACTTTCCCTCCTTCAAATCTGCGAAGTTAAATAGCAATTAGTGacgtgataaattaattatgaccCGGACGATGACcgggtaattaattaattaaggacCTCGGTGAAGGGCGTGTCTTGCGAGGGACTCGAACTCCTGGAAGGAGTCGAGGAAGTAGCTGTGGGTGTGAACTGGTTTGCTGGCGATGTCGTGGAGTTCTCGGACGTTACCAGTTCGAATTCCAAAGGTCAGGATCACAGCACCCAGGGATTTTAGGGCTTCGGCAACTGGTCGGGGATCACCGCCATTACTGAACCCATCAGTAATtaggaatattaattttcgagTGTCGTGGCGACTTCGTCGGAGAATAGTCTGGAGAAGAACTCAATGAGTTTAAGATGTTGTAATGGAAATTTTCGAGACACGGCCCGTTTCGATCGTCAATATCTCGCGACTCAACGATGCGATTTCGATGGGTCAGGTGTCATTTTCGAGGTAAATAAAGGAGCTTGAAAATGAAATCAGAATCATCAAATTCGCCTCAGCCAATCCCGAGTTATGGCCGATTTAACATTCGCTTATAAAGGGAGTTCTCTTATAACCGAGAAAATCTTCGATATCTCGAGATCTAACGGTCCGATTTGGATGAGTCTGGACTCATTTTGAAGATTTTGAGACGATCTTTAAGATGAGAAAGGAAtcgagaaatttttctctACCGATTTCGAGTTATTGACGATCGAAACGGTCGATTTCGCCGGTTTTCAGGGCAGAACATACTAATGCCTCCAGAAGTGCTCCCTTCGTATAAGTTCCACCTCCCGTGTAGTTGATCTTCCTCAACTCCTGATTCAATAGTCTACACTTGTCCCCAGCGAATTCAGCCGACGTAATCTGATCGATATTCCTCGTTATCATACGTTTATCCCCGAATGTTATCACCGCAACTCTTGTCGCTGTCTGTTCCACCCTCAGATCGGACAGCAATTTCCGGACGAAGTTCAATTCACTTcgaaaattttcctctccaacAGATGACGATGTGTCCACCAAAAACACAATTTCGGCCttgaaaatacattttcatcCCGTGAGTCACGTGCGATTAGGGGATCGAGATAACTCGGAGGGTTCGTCATGATGTGACTACGAAAAAGCTCATCATCATTAGCTTAAGAGCTTCTTAAACGACAATTACTGGAGATTACCATCACCTAATGGATTTTTGGACTTCGTAATTTGTAGAAATAGAGAATAATTGTAGTGGAAATATTTTAGAaactttttagaaaaatttgaatacacaaaaaaagttgaattgaCTCACggattttgcaaatatttctGAGAAAAGAACTTTTTTTTGTCGATTAATCGATCGAAAAATACTCGAgggatcgattaatcgatcgaAAACTGTTCGAGGGGTCGATTAATCGATCGAAAACTACTCGACCGGTCGATTAATCGATCAAAAACTACTCGAGGTGTCGATTAATCGATCAAAAACTACTCGAGGGGTCGATTAATCGATCGAAAACTATCGAAccgatcgattaatcgatcaaAAACTACTCGAGGGGTCGATTAATCGATCAAAAACTATCGAAccgatcgattaatcgatcgaAAACTACTCGAacgatcgattaatcgatcaaAAACTACTCGAACTGTCGATTAATCGATCAAAAACTACTCGAGGGGTCGATTAATCGATCAAAAACTATCGAACCGATCGATTAATCGTTCGAAAACTATCGAAacgatcgattaatcgatcaaAAACTATCGAAacgatcgattaatcgataaaaaaCTATCGAAccgatcgattaatcgatcaaAAACTATCGAAccgatcgattaatcgatcaaAAACTATCGAAccgatcgattaatcgatcaaAAACTACTCAAACGGTCgattaatcgataaaaaaCTATCGAAccgatcgattaatcgataaaaaaCCATTCGACCAATCGATTAATCCATCAAAAACTATTCGAATCCACTTCCTCATTAAAAATGACTCTCAATCAGGTCCAATGACCTCCTAAAACGTTcgattttccccaaaattcaactctcaaaaatcaatttatcaattaccCTATCAAAATCCATCCGCACATCATCGATATTCTTCCTCAAAACGTTCGCCAACCCCCGAATCTTCCCATCTCCATCACCGGACGGAATCTCCTCGTTTCCGTGAACCTCATCACGTCCATATCTCACCGTCCACGCACTTCCGGTCGATTGTACCCTGCGATAATCACGAAAATCATCGAAACTCGATGCCCTGTCCCCAGCGAGGAAGGCCCCCAGGACCACGAGAACACACCACATTCCCATCACCGGACCATAGACTGATGGGTACCATCACGAGACTCTCGTGATTCGAGTGCCTCCCGGGAGCGATAGCGGCCGCtgcgagacagagacggagcaACAATAATCGTCTTTGTACTGGCGACGAGGCACGAGAGCTCCTCCGggagtcaaaaaaaaaaagaaaaaaaaaaaaaaaaaaaaaatcgaatgaaatttCGAAGACAGTCAACCTCTTGTTGGTTGATTTATTCTCCTGATGGTGTAAATTCGGTGCCACGGTCGCGCCGACATGAGTGGGAGGTATGACAGCCGACGAAAAAGGGAGATAATGACAGTCAGGAGTTGTCAAGGGAGCGAGTCGCACCATCTTCCGCTGCCgataatttcaaattcaatcgACGTCAGTggaatttcgtaatttcattatgaaaatcattttttttggtgcGATGATGACGTGGGTTTTTGCCAGTGGTGGAGTGATTGTGGGGGATGGGGGTGTACGGAGGAGGGAGAGTGCCGATTGTTGCGAATCGTGTAGTCCGGTGGATTTTATGATCGGAAAATTGGGTGTTGTTCAGGTCGTGATGTTTTTGGATGAGTCTTGGGGTGGCAGTCATAAACAGGCGGTCATGTGAGTATTTTCTCTGGGAAATGGTCTTAAAGattgtgtatgtgtgtgtgtgtgtgtgtgcgtgtATGTGTGCATGTATGGGTGTGttgaagagagagtgagaaagtagttttttgtgtttttttgtgtatttttgcgcgtgtgtgtgtgtgtgtgtgtgtgtgtgtgtgtgtgtgtgtgtgtgtgtgtgcatatatgtgtgtgtgtgtatgtgcaTGCATatatgtgtatgtgtgtgcaagaaagcgagagggagagaatagttttttgtgtatttttgtgtgtgtgtgtgtccgtgtgcatgtgtgtgtgtgtgtatgtgcatgcatatgtgtgtgtgtgtgtgtgtgtgtgtgtgtgtgtgggtgGGTGTGCAAGAAAGCGAGAGGGAAAGAATAGTTTTTTGTGTatttgtgtgtgtgtgtgtgtgtgtgtgtgtgtgtgtgtgcataCGTGTGCGTGTAtgggtgtgtgtgtgtatgtgtgtgcaAGAAAGCGAGAAGGAGAGAATAGTTTTTAGTGTATTTTGGTGTGCGCGCGTGTGTGTGTGCAtgcgtgtgtgtgtatgtgtgcgtATGTGTatgcgtgtgtgtgtgtgtgtgtgtgtgtgtgtgtgtgtgtgtgtgtgtgtgtgtgtgtgtgtgtgtgtgtgtgtgtgtgtgtgtgtgtgtgtgtgtgtgtgtgtgtgtgtgtgtgtgtgtgtgtgtgtgtgtgtgtgtgtgtgtgtgtgtgtgtgtgtgtgtgtgtgtgtgtgtgtgtgtgtgtgtgtgtgtgtgtgtgtgtgtgtgtgtattttTATAGAGGTTTTCGGGAAATCTTCGAAAGATTCTGGTCAAGTTGGTCGACGCCACATCTGAGATTCTTACTCAGTAACAAAACGACACGAGTCACTTCTATTCTATTCTACCCGTCAACACGACTAGTTCGGTGGCACATTAAAACATTTTCTCGAATATCGACTCGTTATTGCACTTCATAAACCGAGTTCAGAGTGAATTATAAATCCACTAAAATCCGGGGACTCGCGCGGCGGATTCTCCAGATCAGGCCCAAAAAATGGCCGCTCCCAGACGTCGGTCCCAAAATCTAATTTTGGGCCTTACCCCCAGGTTGAACGTTCTGAAACATCGACTCGACAAGTCCGGGTTCTCGGACACTCAATTCATCGTCGTAAAATCGCAAGGCCCTTTAGGGCCCACCGATGTTGATGACGACCTGGAGGACATTGAGAGGCAGGCGTGGAGTACACTGGCCCCGGAGGGCGCCTCAGAGATATTCTCGGGGCCTTATGACTCGGAATTCCTGAAGAATACCCTATCTCCAGACATTTTATTGGTGGAGGACAATCAGTTGGGCCAGTTGGGCCTGTGGAGTCGTCTCCATGGATCGAGGCACCAGGTCCAGGTGGTGGATCAGTGCGGACGGATGGCGTATCAGATAATGGTCCCCTGGAGCATCCTCCATTTTCCGTACGTCAAAGCCGCCATTTTGTCGACTCTCAATGACAGCCCTTGTGGGCCTTGTGGTGACAATGACACGAGCTTGATGAGTAGTTTCATGAGAGGAGCCGATGAAAGGGGTAAGACATTAAGAGTTTATGGGTCAGGTGATCAATGGGGTAGGACCCAATTGGGCCCAACGGGGTTGGGCCCGTTGGGCCCAATTGGGTCCCACCCCATCGAACACTTTCTTATCGTCGCCATGATAATGAGGGGCAATTGGGTCGGGGTTGGGCCCGTTGGGCCCAATTGGGTCCTGCCTAACCCCGTTGGGCCCAATTGGGTCCTGCCTCATTGTCCACCTGTCCCAATCCCGTTGGGCTCCATTGGGTCCTGCCTCATTGTCCACCTGGCCTAATCCCGTTGGGCCCAATTGGGTCCTGCCCCATTGTCCACCTGGCCCCGTTGGGCCTGGTCCATTGGGCCCAACCCCGTTGGGCCCACGAATTGATCACACGAATAGGGTAGGGCCCAACTAGAATGAATTCTCGAGGATGGGCCCAACTGGGTTGAGATCAAGGGGCCCAATCCAGTTGGGCCCGAACTGGGCCCTATCCTATTCGTATGATAAATTCATGTGAGATTGAGATCAGGGCCCAATCCAGTTGGGCCCATTCCCGAGAATTCCCCCAGTTGGGCCCAACTGAATTGGGCCCTGATTTCAACCCAGTCGGGCCCATTCCCGAGAATTCGTCCCACTTAGGGCCCAACTGGCTTGACATCCGGGGGCCTGACCCAGTTGGGCCCATTCCCGGGGATAAGgcccaaaattaaaaaaaattatttttctgtttcaaGACTTTGAAAATGACAATCAGACGGCCCCTCAGCCATCACCCCCTTCCCCGTCATTTCCCGATGAATCAACTGCCTCGAACGACACCGATGGGCCCGTCCTACCCGATCTGAGAATCGTCCTTAATGCCCCTCATTATCACGGCGACGATAAGAAGGTGTTCAACTACCTGGAGTTCCGGGTGGGTAAGCCAGGGTATCATGGACACCTTGAACCCTCACCTCAGGCCCCAGGTCACCCTAGTCAGATGGAATATGGCGACCAGTACGGGGGGCCTTCCTCGGAGGGCATCACCTTCCTGAAGGACGAGGGCCCAGGTCTCTTCGGGGAGGCGTCGACTTCCTGGGGGGATGAAACTCCAGTCGATGGTATCGACGAGGATCTGGTGCTTTTGGGGAGTGAACTCCATGGAGATGATGCTGCTGGAGCAGTTCATCGTGTCGTGACCGAGGAATCG of the Diachasmimorpha longicaudata isolate KC_UGA_2023 chromosome 20, iyDiaLong2, whole genome shotgun sequence genome contains:
- the LOC135171467 gene encoding uncharacterized protein LOC135171467, translating into MKIIFFGAMMTWVFASGGVIVGDGGVRRRESADCCESCSPVDFMIGKLGVVQVVMFLDESWGGSHKQAVMLNVLKHRLDKSGFSDTQFIVVKSQGPLGPTDVDDDLEDIERQAWSTLAPEGASEIFSGPYDSEFLKNTLSPDILLVEDNQLGQLGLWSRLHGSRHQVQVVDQCGRMAYQIMVPWSILHFPYVKAAILSTLNDSPCGPCGDNDTSLMSSFMRGADERDFENDNQTAPQPSPPSPSFPDESTASNDTDGPVLPDLRIVLNAPHYHGDDKKVFNYLEFRVGKPGYHGHLEPSPQAPGHPSQMEYGDQYGGPSSEGITFLKDEGPGLFGEASTSWGDETPVDGIDEDLVLLGSELHGDDAAGAVHRVVTEESPTLPSLTAEEEVYRSRTIAHYSKLLPWLDYVLEE